A stretch of the Papaver somniferum cultivar HN1 chromosome 6, ASM357369v1, whole genome shotgun sequence genome encodes the following:
- the LOC113290919 gene encoding uncharacterized protein LOC113290919 gives MVMMNQQQEQYSLKHNTLKDCRKKDKKALYYLDAKVDEEVMKKIQHATTTKKARDKLHTSYKGDDKVKNVRLQTARARFDYVIAAIEEGKDLKTMTIDGLMSSLCAHEYRMDLRSDAGSIEQAFQSKVSVMEKGSSSREVESKASKPKRRYDKSKVRCYHCKKLGHYRKEYGVEERETLLLACSVYEEEELDKWYLDTGCSNHMCGKKEQFHQLDESVRGDVSFGNKTKVQIMGKGKILIRLKNGSHGYISDVYYVPSLHWNLLSLGQLCERGFKIMIEDGVCRIENKKNELVAYVKMTKNRMFPLNLYVEFVKDVLFS, from the exons ATGGTTATGATGAACCAGCAGCAAGAGCAGTACTCACTCAAGCACAACACATTAAAGGATTGCAGAAAGAAAGACAAGAAGGCACTGTATTACCTAGACGCTAAGGTGGATGAAGAGGTAATGAAGAAGATCCAGCATGCAACTACGACAAAGAAAGCCCGAGATAAGTTGCATACTTCTTACAAAGGTGATGACAAAGTGAAAAATGTGAGGTTGCAGACCGCACGAG CCCGTTTTGATTATGTTATCGCTGCAATTGAGGAAGGAAAAGACCTGAAAACTATGACAATTGATGGTCTAATGAGTTCGCTATGTGCTCATGAATATAGAATGGACTTGAGATCTGATGCAGGGTCTATTGAACAGGCTTTTCAAAGCAAGGTTTCTGTGATGGAGAAGGGCAGTTCTAGCAGAGAGGTGGAATCCAAGGCATCTAAGCCTAAAAGAAGGTATGATAAATCTAAAGTAAGATGTTATCATTGCAAGAAACTTGGTCATTATAGAAAAGAGT ATGGTGTAGAAGAAAGGGAAACTCTGTTGTTAGCTTGTAGTGTTTATGAAGAGGAGGAACTCGACAAGTGGTATTTGGATACGGGGTGCAGTAACCATATGTGCGGTAAGAAAGAACAATTTCACCAGTTAGATGAATCAGTTCGTGGTGATGTGAGTTTTGGAAATAAAACCAAGGTACAAATCATGGGAAAAGGTAAAATTCTTATTCGCTTAAAGAATGGTTCTCACGGGTATATATCTGATGTTTACTATGTTCCTAGTTTACATTGGAATCTATTAAGTTTGGGTCAACTTTGCGAGAGGGGATTCAAAATTATGATTGAGGATGGTGTATGCAGGATTGAGAACAAGAAAAACGAATTGGTTGCTTATGTTAAAATGACTAAAAATCGTATGTTTCCACTGAATTTATATGTTGAGTTTGTCAAAGATGTGTTGTTTAGTTGA